One window of the Candidatus Microbacterium colombiense genome contains the following:
- a CDS encoding alpha/beta hydrolase, translating into MTETTLRPPFDPELEAALALVGDQLPSTLTPEMIPLLRQNPVSADDEIFAVLADRGFTRRDVTIAGHEGDDIVVTVIEKEGRTGTGPGFFHTHGGGMIIGNRWLGVVGFLDWAERFNGVIVTVEYRLAPEFPDPYPVEDCYAGLVWTADHAAELGIDATRILIGGGSAGGGLAAGTTLLARDRRGPALIGQLLIYPMLDDRDESVSTQQIDGIGVWDRGSNITGWSALLGDRKGTDDVSIYAAPARATDLTGLPPAFIDCGSAEVFRDEDVAYATKLWEAGVQAELHVWAGGFHGFDMFAPHAAVAQAMLAARNDWVNRLLG; encoded by the coding sequence ACCCTCCGCCCTCCGTTCGACCCGGAACTGGAGGCGGCACTCGCCCTCGTCGGCGACCAGCTGCCCTCGACGCTGACGCCCGAGATGATCCCGTTGCTGCGCCAGAACCCGGTGAGCGCCGACGACGAGATCTTCGCCGTGCTCGCCGACCGCGGCTTCACCCGTCGCGACGTCACGATCGCCGGTCACGAGGGCGATGACATCGTCGTCACCGTGATCGAGAAGGAGGGGCGCACCGGCACCGGCCCCGGCTTCTTCCACACGCACGGCGGCGGCATGATCATCGGCAACCGGTGGCTCGGCGTCGTCGGTTTCCTCGACTGGGCCGAGCGTTTCAACGGGGTCATCGTCACGGTGGAGTACCGCTTGGCGCCGGAGTTCCCCGACCCCTACCCGGTGGAGGACTGCTACGCGGGGCTCGTCTGGACCGCCGATCACGCGGCGGAGCTCGGCATCGACGCCACCCGCATCCTGATCGGCGGGGGCAGCGCCGGCGGTGGCCTCGCCGCCGGTACGACCCTGCTCGCCCGGGATCGTCGCGGCCCGGCACTCATCGGCCAGCTGCTCATCTACCCGATGCTCGACGACCGCGACGAGAGCGTCTCGACGCAGCAGATCGACGGCATCGGCGTCTGGGATCGCGGCTCCAACATCACCGGATGGAGCGCGCTGCTCGGCGACCGCAAGGGCACGGACGACGTGTCGATCTATGCCGCCCCTGCTCGCGCGACCGATCTGACCGGACTCCCGCCCGCGTTCATCGACTGCGGCAGCGCCGAGGTCTTCCGCGATGAGGATGTCGCCTACGCCACGAAGCTGTGGGAGGCCGGGGTTCAGGCGGAGCTGCACGTCTGGGCCGGGGGATTCCACGGATTCGATATGTTCGCGCCGCACGCCGCCGTCGCCCAGGCGATGCTCGCCGCCCGGAACGACTGGGTGAACCGGCTGCTCGGCTGA